The Rhodoferax ferrireducens T118 DNA segment AGAATACGCGTGGCCAGCAGGGTCTCGCAAAAAAAGCACAGCAGCGCCGCCAGGAAAAAAAGAACCCCCGACAGAAAACAGAAGGTTGCGACGCGATAAATCTGCAACTCAGTCGTTTCACCGAGAAACAGGACCACGATGGTCAGGCCGATCAAAATGGCGCAGAAGGTCAGCAGCGCAATGCAGGCATTGACCAGCGCGCCGCGTTTGCGCAAGCGTGCCAGCTCGGTGTATTCCGCCGCCATGGGCTTGTCCGCCGGGGCCGCTTCGATCCGATCTTCCAGCAGGCGGGCGCGGTCGATGATGCGCGCCAGCCGCCCCGCCACCGCGCCAATCATGCCGGACACGGCGGTGAGCAGAAAGACCGGGGCGACGGCAAGCTGAATGCCATGCGAGATCGTGGCGAGATCAGTGGTGAAAAACATGGCGCTTCGCTTGGTTAGGCTGGGTTAGGGGCGCTGCCTGGATCGGCTGCAGGCTTGGCCGCAAAACCGCATATTAACCGCGCGCATCGAGGATGGCGCGCGCCACTTCGGCGAAACCGGCGCCGCGTTCACTGCGGGTGATGTAGCGCGGCTGGTGCGTCAGCTCGGATGCAAAGCGCAGGATGTTGGCGACACCGACACTGTGCCTGAAATGCTGAAACATCAATTGGTCATTGGTGGAATCACCCACATACACCCATTGATCCCGTTCGGCATCCAGATCACGCCCGAACAATTCGCGCACGATCCAGCGCGCGCCCTCAAGCTTGTTGTGGCTGCCAAACCAGCCGTTGATGTGGATGCTGCTCACAGAAGCGTTCATGCCGGCGGCCCGCATGATGGCCACCACCCGGGCAATCTGGTCCGGCGGCAGGTGGGCAAATTCGCTGTGGTCAATGGCGATGTCGGTCTCGCGGCCGGGCGAGTCTTGTGACAAGCTGGTGCCGGGTACGTCGTGCAGCACCTGGGTTGCAACTTGCTGCAGACGGGTGAAGTGGCTGGCGCGCGTGGCGTCTGACTCTTGATACAGTTTTGATAGCTGCATGCCTTTATTCCACGGGGGCTGCAGGCTGATTTGGCATAAATTGGCAAAGGCAAAGGCGACCGCGCCGTTTTCTGCCACGATGGCATCCACCGGCCAGGGTGCGATGCCGTGCGCCGGGTCGCCG contains these protein-coding regions:
- a CDS encoding HAD-IIB family hydrolase, with protein sequence MKALASWPQQDRRQLIGVFTDIDDTLTTDGAITPDALQALTRLKAAGLHVIPITGRPIGWCEPFANGDPAHGIAPWPVDAIVAENGAVAFAFANLCQISLQPPWNKGMQLSKLYQESDATRASHFTRLQQVATQVLHDVPGTSLSQDSPGRETDIAIDHSEFAHLPPDQIARVVAIMRAAGMNASVSSIHINGWFGSHNKLEGARWIVRELFGRDLDAERDQWVYVGDSTNDQLMFQHFRHSVGVANILRFASELTHQPRYITRSERGAGFAEVARAILDARG
- a CDS encoding DUF2721 domain-containing protein — encoded protein: MFFTTDLATISHGIQLAVAPVFLLTAVSGMIGAVAGRLARIIDRARLLEDRIEAAPADKPMAAEYTELARLRKRGALVNACIALLTFCAILIGLTIVVLFLGETTELQIYRVATFCFLSGVLFFLAALLCFFCETLLATRILKFARPPKDV